In one Cyprinus carpio isolate SPL01 chromosome B2, ASM1834038v1, whole genome shotgun sequence genomic region, the following are encoded:
- the LOC109047337 gene encoding M1-specific T cell receptor alpha chain-like, translating to MLYYCVNTDYGKILFGKGTRLTVDSKKVEPPAFYKFNDYCLATDFTQHNAVNETLKNVTPVRYSGKDYYSSFSFSGSENCRETNCMSGSSSQNDNFETDEKTNYMSLGLYWLRILFLKTVVFNVLMTFKAWMS from the exons ATGCTATACTACTGTGTGAATACAGACTATGGCAAGATCTTATTTGGAAAAGGCACCAGACTAACAGTTGATTCAA aGAAAGTAGAACCACCAGCCTTTTACAAATTCAATGACTACTGTTTGGCAACCGACTTCACACAACATAATGCTGTAAATGAAACTTTGAAAAATGTTACACCAGTGCGATATTCAGGCAAAGACTACTACAGCAGCTTCAGCTTTAGTGGATCAGAAAACTGCAGAGAAACAA ACTGCATGTCAGGATCATCCagtcaaaatgataattttgaaaCAG ATGAAAAAACCAACTACATGTCACTGGGCCTCTATTGGCTGAGAATTCTCTTCCTGAAGACTGTTGTGTTCAACGTCCTGATGACTTTCAAAGCATGGATGAGCTAA